The Rhodocytophaga rosea genome has a segment encoding these proteins:
- a CDS encoding Rne/Rng family ribonuclease: protein MSNELVINSTQKGGRIALLQDKRIVEYHLEESESSFTVGDIYLGVVRKLVPGLNAAFIDIGYEKDAFLHYLDLGPNINSLNKFTKETIAKRNNTHKLNGFQLEPEIDKLGKISQVLSKNSPILVQVVKEPISTKGPRLSCEISIAGRYIVLVPFSNTVNISKKITDKEERQRLLRLLSSIRPQNFGIIVRTVAEGKDVAELDKDLSNLVEKWEQGYKTLKNAKPKEKIIGEMGRASSMLRDMLNESFDSITVDDKDIYDEIKLYIRTIAPDKEKILKLYNGKTKIFESFGIEKQLKSIFGRSVSLPGGGYVIIEHTEALHVIDVNSGNKSNSESDQETTAFNVNMEAAKEIARQLRVRDMGGIIVVDFIDMKKADNKRLIYEKMKEEMKNDRSKFTILPLTKFGLMQITRQRVRPELNITTGENCPTCGGTGKITASILVADLVENNLDYILTKQNEKDLSIVLHPYLHAYFVAGFPSRRMKWFFKYKRWVKIVKDTSLGITEYKFKNHMGEDIEMSPAEVIV from the coding sequence TTGAGTAACGAATTAGTAATCAATTCTACTCAAAAAGGTGGGAGAATAGCCCTTTTACAGGACAAAAGGATTGTAGAGTACCATCTTGAAGAAAGTGAAAGCAGTTTCACAGTAGGAGATATATATTTAGGTGTGGTCAGGAAACTGGTTCCGGGTTTAAATGCGGCTTTCATAGACATTGGTTATGAGAAAGATGCATTTCTGCATTATCTGGATTTAGGGCCCAATATTAATTCCCTGAATAAATTTACCAAAGAAACGATAGCCAAACGCAATAATACCCACAAGCTGAATGGCTTCCAGTTAGAACCTGAAATTGACAAACTCGGCAAAATTTCCCAAGTTTTAAGTAAAAATAGTCCTATTTTGGTACAGGTAGTAAAAGAACCTATCTCTACCAAAGGCCCCCGTTTGTCCTGCGAGATCTCTATCGCCGGCCGCTATATCGTTTTAGTTCCCTTCTCAAATACCGTTAATATTTCCAAGAAGATTACGGATAAAGAAGAAAGACAACGTTTGTTGCGCTTGTTATCTTCTATCAGACCGCAAAATTTTGGAATTATTGTACGTACGGTAGCAGAAGGAAAAGATGTAGCTGAGCTGGACAAAGATCTAAGTAACCTGGTTGAAAAATGGGAACAGGGCTATAAAACGCTGAAAAATGCCAAGCCTAAAGAGAAGATTATCGGCGAAATGGGCCGGGCATCTTCTATGTTGCGTGATATGCTGAACGAAAGTTTCGACAGCATTACGGTAGATGATAAAGATATATACGATGAAATAAAGTTGTATATCCGTACCATCGCTCCGGATAAAGAGAAAATCTTAAAATTATATAACGGCAAAACCAAAATTTTTGAAAGCTTTGGAATCGAAAAACAGCTGAAATCTATTTTTGGCCGGTCAGTAAGCTTGCCAGGTGGAGGATATGTAATTATTGAACATACTGAAGCTCTGCACGTAATTGACGTAAATAGCGGAAATAAATCTAATTCTGAATCTGACCAGGAAACGACAGCGTTTAATGTGAACATGGAAGCTGCCAAAGAAATTGCCAGGCAGCTCAGGGTACGTGATATGGGAGGAATTATAGTGGTTGACTTCATTGACATGAAAAAGGCAGACAATAAGCGCCTGATTTATGAGAAAATGAAGGAAGAAATGAAAAACGACCGTTCCAAATTTACCATACTTCCCCTCACTAAATTTGGCCTTATGCAGATTACCCGACAACGGGTGCGGCCAGAACTCAACATTACTACCGGAGAAAATTGTCCAACTTGCGGTGGCACTGGTAAAATCACGGCCAGTATTCTTGTCGCCGATCTGGTAGAAAATAACCTGGATTATATACTCACCAAGCAGAACGAAAAAGACCTTAGCATTGTACTCCATCCGTATCTGCATGCTTATTTTGTAGCCGGCTTTCCTTCCAGAAGAATGAAATGGTTTTTCAAATATAAGCGTTGGGTAAAAATTGTAAAAGATACATCTCTGGGTATTACAGAGTACAAATTCAAAAACCATATGGGGGAAGATATTGAAATGTCACCCGCCGAAGTAATCGTTTAA
- the prfA gene encoding peptide chain release factor 1 encodes MLDKLEAIKQRFEEVGHQLVQPETIMDMKKYSKLGKEYKDLEKIVKQYLEYRDILSNIDNTKKILETEKDPDFREMAKMELDELYPKRDHLEEIIKDMLIPKDPNDSKNVILEIRAGTGGDEAGIFAGDLFRMYQRFAEKQGWRMELLDYMEGSSGGYKEITAMVSGEDVYGMMKYESGVHRVQRVPATETQGRVHTSAASVVVLPEMEEVDVELNLNDIRKDTFCSSGPGGQSVNTTYSAIRLTHIPTGIVVQCQDEKSQIKNYEKALRVLRSRLYEIEVEKHNEIVGAQRKLMVGSGDRADKIRTYNYPQGRVTDHRIGYTVYNLPVVMDGQIDDFIEQLRIADNAERMKEGTF; translated from the coding sequence ATGTTAGACAAGTTAGAAGCCATTAAGCAGCGTTTTGAAGAAGTAGGCCACCAGCTGGTTCAGCCTGAGACTATAATGGATATGAAGAAGTACTCTAAATTGGGTAAAGAGTACAAAGACCTTGAAAAAATAGTAAAACAATACCTCGAATACCGGGATATACTCAGCAATATAGACAATACCAAAAAGATACTGGAAACGGAAAAAGACCCTGATTTCCGGGAAATGGCCAAAATGGAACTGGATGAATTATATCCTAAACGCGACCATTTGGAGGAAATTATTAAGGATATGCTGATTCCTAAAGATCCCAACGATAGTAAAAATGTGATTTTAGAGATTCGTGCCGGTACCGGCGGAGATGAAGCAGGTATTTTCGCGGGAGATCTGTTCCGTATGTACCAGCGTTTTGCTGAAAAACAAGGATGGCGTATGGAACTGCTCGATTATATGGAAGGTTCTTCAGGCGGCTATAAAGAAATTACGGCTATGGTTTCCGGCGAAGATGTGTACGGCATGATGAAGTATGAGTCGGGTGTACACCGGGTACAGCGGGTTCCGGCCACCGAAACACAGGGTAGGGTTCACACATCTGCGGCCAGTGTAGTGGTCTTGCCTGAAATGGAAGAAGTAGATGTTGAATTGAATTTGAACGACATCCGGAAAGATACCTTCTGCTCCTCTGGCCCCGGTGGACAATCTGTAAATACTACTTATTCTGCCATACGGCTTACCCATATTCCTACCGGAATCGTGGTGCAATGCCAGGACGAAAAATCGCAGATTAAGAATTATGAAAAAGCATTACGTGTATTGCGGTCTCGCTTATATGAAATTGAGGTAGAGAAACACAATGAAATAGTGGGCGCTCAACGTAAGCTAATGGTGGGTAGCGGTGACCGTGCTGATAAAATTCGTACCTATAATTATCCGCAAGGGAGGGTAACTGACCACCGGATTGGGTACACTGTATATAATTTGCCAGTTGTTATGGATGGCCAGATTGATGATTTTATTGAGCAGTTGCGGATTGCTGATAACGCTGAAAGGATGAAAGAAGGAACTTTCTAA
- a CDS encoding YfiR family protein translates to MKKAIFYLLLVICSVYQTELYAQNNDYRFHSVFIYNFTKYIQWPASQQSGDFIIAVLGNSPIGTELEKMAENKTVGSQKMIIKRIKSLDEANNCHILFIPSNNSNNFDEIQAKLRGKPTLVITEKTGMAQKGSGINFVMQDNKWKFELNESATQSAGLKVSKELSKLAIHV, encoded by the coding sequence ATGAAAAAAGCAATATTTTATTTACTGCTTGTAATCTGTTCTGTTTATCAAACTGAATTATATGCCCAAAACAATGATTACAGGTTTCACTCTGTATTCATTTACAACTTTACAAAATATATTCAATGGCCTGCTTCCCAACAATCCGGCGATTTTATAATTGCTGTACTTGGCAATTCGCCTATTGGCACTGAGCTTGAGAAGATGGCTGAAAATAAAACGGTTGGCTCACAAAAGATGATTATCAAAAGAATAAAATCACTTGATGAGGCTAATAACTGTCATATATTGTTTATACCCTCCAATAACAGCAATAACTTTGATGAGATACAAGCTAAGCTAAGAGGCAAACCCACGTTAGTGATTACAGAAAAAACAGGAATGGCTCAGAAAGGCAGCGGCATCAATTTCGTGATGCAAGACAACAAATGGAAATTTGAACTCAATGAATCTGCTACCCAGAGTGCCGGTCTGAAAGTATCTAAAGAACTAAGCAAGCTGGCAATTCACGTTTAA
- the mutY gene encoding A/G-specific adenine glycosylase, with product MNKHFFASKLIEWYLRHKRDLPWRHTRNPYLIWLSEIILQQTRVKQGMPYYLAFAEKFPTVQDLAQADEREVLRLWQGLGYYARARNMHKTAKIVHEQHQGTFPETYSNLLTLKGIGPYTAAAIASFAFQEQVAVLDGNVFRVLSRLFGIDTDISSNEGKKQFTKLANELIPAENPDLFNQGIMEFGALLCTPVSPQCMFCPFNNECIANLTGRQEVLPVKAKKNNSKERYFHYLILKSDDKLAMKERNMKDIWSGLYDFYLLEEKEFYSLETLLLKHDLTELFGEATLEKESLTYTHILTHQKVYARFWHLAISSEKSSEIASRLGISFYSLDEIQDLPKPVLINKYLHEYFF from the coding sequence TTGAACAAACATTTTTTCGCCAGTAAACTTATAGAATGGTATTTACGTCATAAGCGTGACCTTCCCTGGCGGCACACCCGAAACCCTTATCTGATCTGGCTGTCCGAAATTATTCTCCAGCAAACCCGTGTAAAACAAGGTATGCCTTACTATCTGGCTTTTGCCGAAAAATTCCCAACGGTACAAGACTTAGCCCAGGCAGATGAAAGAGAGGTATTACGTTTGTGGCAGGGATTAGGTTATTATGCCCGCGCCAGAAATATGCATAAAACTGCCAAAATTGTGCATGAGCAACACCAGGGCACGTTTCCCGAAACCTATTCTAACCTTCTTACCCTGAAAGGTATTGGTCCTTATACAGCCGCTGCCATTGCTTCTTTTGCCTTCCAGGAACAGGTAGCAGTACTCGATGGAAATGTATTCAGGGTACTTTCCCGTTTGTTCGGCATCGATACTGACATTTCAAGCAACGAAGGCAAAAAACAATTTACTAAACTTGCCAATGAATTAATCCCAGCTGAAAATCCTGATCTGTTTAACCAGGGTATAATGGAATTTGGTGCCTTGCTATGTACACCGGTTTCACCCCAGTGTATGTTCTGCCCTTTTAATAATGAGTGTATTGCAAATCTTACCGGAAGGCAGGAAGTATTGCCGGTAAAAGCAAAAAAAAACAATAGCAAAGAAAGATACTTTCATTACCTCATTCTAAAATCGGATGATAAACTGGCCATGAAAGAACGTAACATGAAAGACATCTGGAGCGGCCTATATGACTTTTATTTATTGGAGGAAAAAGAATTTTATTCTCTGGAAACATTACTGCTAAAACATGATTTAACAGAACTTTTTGGGGAAGCTACTTTAGAAAAAGAGTCGCTAACATACACCCATATTCTCACCCACCAGAAGGTATATGCAAGATTCTGGCACCTAGCCATATCATCAGAGAAAAGCAGCGAAATTGCCTCCAGGCTTGGAATTTCCTTTTATTCACTTGATGAAATACAGGATTTGCCCAAGCCTGTTTTGATAAATAAATATTTGCACGAATACTTTTTTTAA
- a CDS encoding tetratricopeptide repeat protein, whose translation MQKSQIIIVTLAIVLIGGMYSLPKVLVSNKEKVLAANNTAASKTPSANETHATKLSQAQVVVIDKLRDNFLHATDQQKKRTFADSLAVVFRQASQYDSAAFYTEKIVELNPGVETWTKAGNAYYDAFSFSAEGSKAGQMGEKARQYYEKVLAADPNQLAVKANMAMTYVATASPMQGITMLREILKADPQNELAIFNLGLLSMQSGQYDKSIERFEQILKQNPGNDQAKFYLGVSHAEAGHAAEAKKILKEVKASNPDPVVQSTVDEYLKKLK comes from the coding sequence ATGCAAAAATCACAGATTATTATAGTAACTCTTGCTATTGTCCTGATAGGAGGCATGTATAGTCTTCCGAAGGTACTAGTAAGTAATAAAGAGAAAGTACTGGCAGCTAACAATACGGCTGCCAGTAAAACTCCATCCGCTAATGAAACACATGCTACTAAGCTTTCACAGGCACAGGTTGTAGTTATTGATAAATTAAGAGATAATTTTCTGCATGCTACGGATCAACAAAAAAAGCGTACATTTGCAGACTCACTGGCTGTAGTATTCAGGCAGGCTTCTCAATATGATAGTGCCGCTTTTTATACAGAAAAAATAGTAGAATTAAATCCGGGTGTAGAAACCTGGACAAAAGCCGGAAATGCCTATTATGATGCCTTCAGCTTTTCGGCCGAAGGTTCAAAAGCTGGCCAGATGGGTGAAAAAGCCAGACAATACTATGAGAAAGTGCTGGCCGCAGATCCGAATCAGCTAGCTGTAAAGGCAAATATGGCCATGACGTATGTGGCTACTGCTTCGCCAATGCAGGGAATTACGATGTTGCGGGAGATATTAAAAGCAGATCCGCAAAATGAACTGGCAATTTTTAACTTAGGATTGTTATCCATGCAATCCGGGCAGTATGATAAATCCATCGAAAGGTTTGAGCAGATACTCAAACAGAATCCTGGCAACGATCAGGCTAAGTTTTATTTAGGCGTAAGCCATGCAGAAGCTGGTCATGCAGCGGAAGCTAAAAAAATATTAAAAGAAGTGAAAGCTTCCAATCCAGACCCTGTAGTTCAGTCAACTGTAGACGAATATTTAAAGAAATTAAAGTAA
- the recG gene encoding ATP-dependent DNA helicase RecG, with amino-acid sequence MSNFFDTRIEFLKGVGPQKAALLNTELQIFTYGDLIQRYPFRHEDRTKIYAISEISESMSFVQIKGQIYQHETVGEGYKSRLVAYFTDGDEEMELVWFQGAAWVSKNLKKNTDYLIFGKPQFFNGKISIPHPEMELFEEGQNSVGFLQPVYNVTEKLRKKFIDSKAIAKMMRQVLDQAGNHIRETLTPELIHSHHLLSKKEAMENIHFPGSYNLLDKAKYRLKFEELFYTQLKLIKTKFIRKTVYKGQIFKQVPTLTTFYNDHLSFDLTNAQKRVIKEIYKDFCSGKQMNRLLQGDVGSGKTIVAFICMLMALDNGAQACLMAPTEILADQHYYGLKEYADQLGITIDKLTGSSSMGHRKVTHEYLLSGDIKIIIGTHALLEDKVQFKNLGLCVIDEQHRFGVAQRAKLWSKNEDVYPHILVMTATPIPRTLAMTLYGDLDVSVIDELPAGRKPIRTVHRYDAHRLRVFGFLREQIQQGRQIYIVYPLIEESEKLDYKDLMDGYESVARAFPECQLSIVHGRMKAKDKDYEMQRFVKGETQIMVATTVIEVGVNVPNASVMVVENAERFGLAQLHQLRGRVGRGADQSYCILMTDYKLTTEGRTRIESLVKTNNGFEIADMDLKLRGPGDLAGTQQSGVLDLLIADLAKDGAIVQQAREAAQAMLEADPELEDAQNAVIKNHILSLRKDETNWSRIS; translated from the coding sequence ATGAGTAACTTTTTTGATACCAGGATAGAATTTCTAAAAGGGGTAGGTCCACAAAAAGCTGCCTTACTTAATACTGAACTACAGATTTTTACTTATGGCGATCTTATCCAGCGTTATCCCTTCCGCCATGAAGACCGTACAAAAATTTATGCCATTAGTGAGATCTCCGAGAGTATGTCTTTTGTCCAGATTAAAGGACAGATATACCAGCACGAGACGGTGGGTGAAGGGTATAAAAGCCGCCTGGTAGCCTATTTCACAGATGGAGATGAGGAAATGGAATTAGTATGGTTTCAGGGAGCTGCCTGGGTGAGCAAGAATCTGAAGAAAAACACCGATTATCTTATTTTCGGAAAACCTCAGTTCTTTAATGGCAAGATCAGTATTCCACACCCGGAAATGGAACTGTTTGAAGAGGGACAAAATTCAGTAGGTTTTCTTCAGCCAGTATATAATGTGACTGAAAAGCTGCGTAAAAAGTTTATAGATAGTAAAGCCATTGCTAAAATGATGCGCCAGGTGCTCGACCAGGCCGGAAATCATATCCGTGAAACATTAACTCCAGAGTTGATTCATTCCCATCATTTGCTGTCAAAGAAAGAGGCCATGGAAAATATTCACTTTCCGGGCAGCTATAATTTATTGGATAAAGCAAAATACCGGCTCAAGTTTGAGGAATTGTTCTATACCCAGCTCAAACTGATCAAAACTAAATTTATCCGTAAAACGGTTTATAAAGGCCAGATATTCAAGCAGGTTCCTACACTTACTACTTTCTACAATGACCATCTTTCGTTTGACTTAACTAATGCCCAGAAGCGGGTAATTAAGGAAATTTATAAAGATTTTTGCTCGGGTAAGCAAATGAACCGGCTATTGCAGGGTGATGTAGGAAGCGGCAAAACCATCGTTGCTTTTATTTGTATGCTGATGGCACTGGATAATGGGGCACAAGCCTGTTTGATGGCACCTACCGAGATTTTAGCTGATCAGCATTATTATGGCTTAAAAGAATATGCCGATCAACTGGGGATTACCATTGATAAATTAACTGGCTCCAGCAGCATGGGTCACCGGAAAGTTACCCACGAATACTTACTATCCGGCGATATTAAAATTATTATCGGAACACATGCCTTACTGGAAGATAAAGTACAATTCAAAAATTTAGGATTGTGTGTTATTGATGAACAACACCGGTTTGGCGTAGCACAACGTGCAAAACTTTGGAGTAAAAATGAAGATGTCTATCCGCATATTCTGGTGATGACTGCTACGCCTATTCCCCGTACACTGGCCATGACATTATATGGCGACCTGGATGTATCGGTTATTGATGAGCTTCCAGCCGGAAGAAAACCTATACGCACTGTTCACCGCTATGATGCGCACCGCTTACGGGTATTTGGATTTTTAAGGGAACAAATTCAACAGGGCCGGCAAATATATATTGTGTATCCGTTGATTGAAGAGTCAGAAAAACTGGATTATAAAGATCTGATGGACGGCTACGAAAGTGTAGCCAGGGCATTTCCGGAATGCCAGCTCAGTATTGTGCATGGCCGAATGAAGGCAAAAGACAAAGATTATGAAATGCAGCGTTTTGTAAAAGGCGAAACGCAGATTATGGTGGCTACTACCGTAATAGAAGTTGGCGTAAACGTACCCAATGCCTCTGTAATGGTAGTTGAGAATGCAGAACGTTTCGGGTTAGCGCAATTACACCAGTTACGTGGGCGGGTTGGCCGGGGAGCCGATCAGTCGTATTGTATATTGATGACAGATTATAAACTCACCACCGAGGGAAGAACCAGGATAGAATCGCTCGTAAAAACTAATAACGGATTTGAAATAGCTGACATGGACCTCAAACTCCGCGGTCCTGGCGATCTGGCTGGTACCCAGCAAAGCGGCGTGCTAGATTTATTAATCGCCGATTTAGCCAAAGATGGAGCTATTGTTCAACAAGCCAGGGAAGCAGCACAGGCCATGCTGGAAGCCGATCCTGAACTTGAAGATGCCCAGAATGCGGTGATTAAAAATCATATCCTTTCACTCCGGAAAGACGAAACCAACTGGAGCCGTATCAGTTAA
- the gldD gene encoding gliding motility lipoprotein GldD — translation MLLRKGQLFLIFISCGGLFLFTACEEEAYVPKPKGYNRIDLPKPAYIPLQEKHPYFFEYSAHAKILKDTFALSEPHWIYVYYPQLKANVQITYKSINQDPKKFQEYINDSYKLTSKHQIKAASIEETVVKTPTGKTANIFELEGEVPSQFQFYVSDSTTHFFRGALYFRTATKNDSLAPVIEYVKSDVLHMLNTLEWRE, via the coding sequence ATGCTTTTGCGTAAAGGTCAGTTATTCTTGATATTCATATCCTGCGGTGGATTATTTTTGTTTACCGCTTGCGAGGAAGAAGCGTATGTTCCCAAACCCAAAGGATACAACCGGATTGATCTGCCAAAGCCAGCCTATATTCCTTTGCAGGAGAAGCATCCTTACTTTTTTGAATATTCGGCTCACGCCAAAATCTTAAAAGATACGTTTGCGCTTTCCGAACCCCACTGGATTTATGTGTATTATCCCCAGTTGAAAGCCAATGTGCAGATTACCTATAAATCTATCAACCAGGACCCTAAAAAATTTCAGGAATACATTAATGATTCTTATAAGCTTACCTCAAAGCATCAGATTAAAGCCGCTTCCATTGAAGAAACGGTTGTTAAAACGCCTACTGGTAAAACAGCCAATATCTTTGAACTGGAAGGAGAAGTACCCAGCCAGTTTCAGTTTTATGTGTCCGATTCTACGACACATTTCTTCCGGGGCGCTTTATATTTCCGGACGGCTACCAAAAATGATTCTTTGGCACCAGTGATTGAGTATGTAAAATCGGACGTGCTTCATATGTTGAATACGCTGGAATGGAGGGAATAA
- the gldE gene encoding gliding motility-associated protein GldE — protein sequence MQTHLDPGDPLSGWLLLTIVSGTSLIIYLVFLFILLLLSALVSGAEASFFSLSAQEQVQIRENSGRLQKIINKLFDAPKLLLATILIVNYFLYISIIVFTVYLTREISGEITGTTLIFLILITTFCIAFFGEIMPRVYVHERKLFFIRSTALLLYISSYLFRPLSWILIGIGNLIDARSEQKKYKISVEDLNYALEITTGMEATEEERDILRGIVNFGNISARQIMQPRMDITAFSADLDFHELMDKINKSGYSRVPIYKETIDKIEGILYIKDLLPHIDKDENFRWQQWLKAGYFIPENKKIDDLLEDFQEKRVHMAIVVDEYGGTAGLITLEDIIEEIVGEINDEFDEANDLYTQLNDSTYIFEGKTLLNDFCKVMEADNTVFDEVKGDSESLGGLLLELFERLPRVGEKTSYDKFLFTIVSVNAKRIKKVRVAIEPKQKDSVTKISA from the coding sequence TTGCAAACCCACCTTGATCCAGGAGACCCTCTTTCGGGATGGTTGCTTTTGACTATAGTCTCAGGCACCTCCCTTATAATCTATCTGGTATTTTTATTTATTCTTCTTTTACTTTCTGCATTGGTTTCAGGTGCAGAAGCCAGTTTTTTCTCATTGTCCGCCCAGGAGCAAGTTCAAATCAGAGAGAATTCCGGAAGGCTGCAGAAAATCATTAATAAATTATTTGATGCGCCTAAACTATTATTAGCTACTATTCTGATAGTCAATTATTTTCTTTATATATCTATAATTGTATTCACAGTCTACCTTACCCGGGAAATAAGTGGAGAAATTACAGGTACCACTCTAATATTTTTGATTTTAATTACTACATTCTGCATAGCTTTTTTTGGGGAAATTATGCCCAGGGTATATGTACATGAACGTAAACTCTTTTTTATCCGTAGCACTGCCCTGTTATTATACATAAGCAGCTATTTGTTCAGGCCACTTTCCTGGATTCTGATCGGCATTGGTAATCTGATAGATGCCCGGAGTGAGCAAAAGAAATACAAAATATCAGTAGAGGATTTAAACTATGCCCTCGAAATCACTACCGGTATGGAAGCAACAGAAGAAGAACGGGATATATTAAGAGGAATTGTCAATTTTGGTAATATATCTGCCAGGCAAATTATGCAGCCCCGGATGGACATTACCGCTTTTTCTGCGGACCTGGATTTTCATGAACTCATGGATAAAATCAATAAGTCTGGATATTCTCGTGTTCCTATTTACAAAGAAACCATCGATAAAATTGAAGGCATTCTCTATATCAAAGATTTACTTCCGCATATTGATAAAGACGAAAATTTCCGCTGGCAACAATGGCTAAAAGCTGGCTATTTCATTCCGGAAAACAAAAAAATTGACGACCTGCTGGAGGATTTTCAGGAGAAAAGGGTGCACATGGCCATTGTGGTAGATGAATACGGAGGTACAGCTGGTTTAATTACCCTGGAAGATATCATTGAGGAAATTGTAGGAGAAATTAATGATGAATTTGATGAGGCAAATGATTTATATACCCAGCTGAATGATTCTACTTATATCTTCGAAGGGAAAACCTTATTAAATGACTTTTGCAAAGTGATGGAAGCGGATAATACAGTTTTTGATGAAGTAAAGGGAGATAGTGAATCATTAGGCGGCTTATTACTCGAATTGTTCGAACGCCTGCCAAGGGTTGGCGAAAAAACCAGTTACGATAAGTTTTTATTTACCATTGTATCTGTAAACGCCAAACGGATCAAAAAAGTAAGAGTAGCTATTGAACCTAAGCAGAAGGATAGTGTTACCAAAATAAGTGCCTGA
- a CDS encoding YfiR family protein: MKKNILTLSFILLAGFQFQLSAQTQDYKFHSIFIYNFTKYIQWPASQQSGDFVIAVIGNSPIAAELEKITSNKVVGSQKIVVKRFKSVSEISDCHILYLPSSGSGNFDEIQGKLRGKSTLVITEKTGMAQKGSGINFVMQDNKWKFELNESATQSAGLKVSKELAQMAISA; the protein is encoded by the coding sequence ATGAAAAAAAACATACTCACACTTTCGTTTATTTTATTAGCAGGCTTTCAATTTCAATTAAGTGCTCAGACTCAAGATTATAAATTTCACTCAATTTTTATCTACAATTTCACAAAATATATTCAATGGCCTGCCTCTCAACAGTCTGGTGATTTTGTTATCGCGGTGATTGGCAATTCACCTATTGCGGCTGAGTTAGAGAAAATTACATCCAATAAAGTGGTAGGTTCACAAAAAATTGTAGTAAAAAGATTCAAATCAGTTAGTGAAATCAGCGATTGCCATATTCTGTATTTACCTAGCTCAGGAAGCGGTAATTTTGATGAAATACAAGGCAAACTGAGAGGTAAATCCACTTTAGTAATCACAGAAAAAACGGGAATGGCTCAGAAAGGCAGTGGCATCAACTTCGTGATGCAAGACAACAAATGGAAATTTGAACTCAATGAATCTGCTACCCAGAGTGCCGGTCTGAAAGTATCTAAAGAATTAGCCCAAATGGCTATCAGTGCATAA
- a CDS encoding single-stranded DNA-binding protein: MASYNKITIIGNLGRDPEVRSISADRKVADFSVAVTDAYTDKTGQRQEKTEWFRVSFWNQKADVVEKYLKKGNPVYIEGRLSVRTYTDKDGKERYSLEVLGTELTLLGGRPSDEGGTNYNSSSSGQASNTFASSTKQVAPPLQTSDDSGGDDLPF; the protein is encoded by the coding sequence ATGGCTAGCTATAATAAAATTACCATCATTGGCAACCTAGGCAGAGACCCTGAAGTACGCAGTATCAGTGCAGACAGAAAAGTAGCTGATTTTTCTGTGGCTGTAACTGATGCTTATACCGATAAAACTGGTCAGAGGCAGGAAAAAACCGAATGGTTCAGGGTATCATTCTGGAACCAGAAGGCAGATGTGGTAGAAAAATATCTCAAGAAAGGAAATCCGGTGTACATAGAAGGGAGATTGAGTGTGCGGACCTATACTGATAAGGATGGCAAAGAAAGATACTCATTAGAAGTGTTAGGCACTGAACTGACTTTGCTGGGAGGCAGGCCAAGTGATGAGGGCGGAACTAACTATAATTCTTCCTCCTCCGGGCAGGCGTCTAATACATTTGCTTCTTCTACCAAGCAGGTTGCTCCTCCTTTACAAACGAGTGACGATTCGGGAGGCGATGATTTGCCTTTCTAA
- a CDS encoding HU family DNA-binding protein — MTKAEVIAEIAEKTGIDKADVQHTIEAFFNVVKSSMAKGDNIYVRGFGSFVNKKRAKKIARNISKNTAIVIDEHYVPSFKPAKVFIEKIKSSEKLKVVS; from the coding sequence GTGACTAAAGCAGAAGTAATTGCTGAAATAGCAGAAAAGACTGGTATTGACAAAGCCGATGTGCAGCATACCATAGAGGCTTTCTTCAATGTAGTGAAGAGTTCGATGGCCAAAGGCGATAATATTTATGTAAGGGGATTTGGCAGCTTTGTGAATAAAAAAAGAGCAAAAAAGATTGCCCGGAATATCTCCAAAAATACAGCGATTGTGATAGATGAGCATTATGTGCCAAGTTTTAAGCCTGCCAAAGTTTTTATTGAGAAAATAAAATCAAGCGAAAAACTAAAGGTAGTTAGCTAA